The following is a genomic window from Amycolatopsis acidiphila.
GTTGTTCGCGCGGATCGTCTTCAGCGCGTCGACGGTGCGCTGCTGCACGGTCGGGTTCGAGTAGGCGTCGGCCTCGATGTCGATGTCGATCGCCTTGAACCCGAAGGTGTTGATGACGCTCTGGTACGCCCCGGCGAGCGCGCCCGCGCTGGTGCAGGACTGCTCGAGCTTGTTGCCGCTGTACCCGCCGAAGGACGGGACCACGTCGCCGCCACCGGAGCGGATGGTGTTGATCGCGGACTGGTCCGCGCCCCCGGTCAGCGCCCGGGAGCCGTCCCACTGCGGGTTGCACGTCCCGTTCGAGAGCACGAACGCCATGGTGAACCACTTGACCCCGGTCGCGGACATGACCTCGGCCGGGTTCGGCGGGCTGCCCCAGCCCTCGTAGAGGTACGGCGCGACGGCCATCGGGGCCGCGTCCGGGTTCGTGGTGCCGCCGCCGGCCGGCGCGGACCACTGCTGGTTGGCCGCGCCGGTGCAGCTCCAGATCTGCAGCTGGTTGCCGTTGGCGGTGCTCCAGCCGGTGTCGTCGAGGCACTTGCCGGACCCGGTGTTCACGAGCTGCTTCGAGGACGTGTAGGCCCAGCTCTGCGCACCGGTGCCGTTGCAGTCGTACAGCTGGACCCTGGTGCCGTCGGCGGTGCCGGCCGACGCGACGTCGAGGCACTTGCCGAGGGCGCGGACGGTGCCGTCAGCGCCGGTGGTCCACTGCTGGGCGCTGCTGCCGTTGCAGTCGTAGAGCTGCACGGCCGTGCCGTTGGCGCTGCTCGCGGAAGCCACATCGAGGCATTTGCCGCCGTAGCCGGTGATCTGGCCGGTCGCCGCTTGGGCGGCGAAGGGGGACAGCACGGTCAGCGCGAGCGCGCCGGCCGTGGCGAGGATTCTCATGCGCATCGGTCAACTCCGTTTCAGGCGGGGACGGTCCACTTCTGGTTGCCGGTGCCGGTGCAGGTCCACAGCTGCAGCCGGGTTCCGTTGGCGGAGCTCTGCCCGGTCGCGTCCAGGCACTTGTTCGCGGCCGGGTTCAGCACGTCCCGGGCGGCGGTGACGGCCCACTGCTGGTTCGCCGTGCCACCGCAGTCCCACAGCTGCAGCTGCGCGCCGTCGGCGGTGGAGTGGTTCGTCACGTCGAGGCACTTGCCGAGCGCCCGCAGGGTGCCGTCGGCGGCGCGGGTCCACTGCTGGGCGACGGTGCCGTTGCAGTCGTAGAGCTGGACCGCGGCACCGTTGGCGCTGCTGCCGCCCGCGACGTCCACGCACTTGCCGCCGATCCCGGTGAACGGACCGGTGGCGCCGGTCCCGCCCTGGGTGCCGGACCAGGTGAAGGTCGCCGAGGTGTTGGCGGGCAGGTCGTAGCCGAAGGACCGGCCACCCCAGTTGACGCGCACGTTCTGCGTGGCGCCCGTGGTGTTGAAGGCGATCAGCGCCTTGGAGCCGTCCGGGTTGCTCCAGGCCACGTTGCGCACCGCGGCGTTGTCGTTCGAGTCGATCCGGACCGCGCCGGGCTTGACGAACTTCGTCAGGTGGCCCATGTCGTAGTACTCGACGGTGTAGTCGACCTGGCCGCTGCGGGAGTCTCCGTTGTGGACCGTCACGAGCCCGGTGCAGGTGCCGCAGCCACCGTCGTGCGGGCCCATGTCCTGGTCCACCGCGAGGCTCCACTTGACCACGCTGCGGCCCCAGTTGCGGGTGTAGTCGACGATGTTCGCCATGTCCTCGGCCTGCTGGTCGCTCACCCAGGTGCCGCCGGAGTGCTCGGTGTCGTAGGCGTTCAGGGACGGGTACTGGTTGTGCACGGTGGTCTGCTGCGTGACGTCGCCGCCGTAGCCGTGCCAGGCCATCCCGCCGAAGTTGGGGTCGTCGCGGATGCTCGCGTCGTCGACGGTGGGCTGCGCGTACCCCGCGTACTGGTCCCAGTTCCAGTCCAGCGCCAGCACCTTGGTGTCCAGGCCGGCCGCGTGCAGCGCGGGCAGGAGGTCGGTCTTGGTGAAGTACTGCAGCCCTGAGCCGTTCCAGCTCATCGACGGGTACCCCGCGCAGCAGGTCGGCTCGTTCTGCGCGGTCACGTAGTCGACGTGCAGCCCCTGGGCGGCGTAGGCCTGCAGGTACTTCACGAAGTACTGGGCGTAGGCCGGGTAGTACCGGGCCTGCAACCAGCCCTGGACGAGGCTGTCGTCGTCCTTCATCCAGCCCGGGGCCGACCAGGGGGTGCCCATGATCTTCAGCGCCGGGTTGAGCTGCTTGGCCTGCTTGGTCAGTGGCACGACGTCGACGAGGTCGTGCGAGATGGAGAAGTCCGCCAGGTTCGGGTCGCTCTGCCCGGCGGGCATGTCGTCGTAGGAGTAGCCGTAGCGCGCCAGGTCCGAGGAGCCCATCGGGTTGCGCAGGAAGCCGAGCCCGATACCGGTGTCCGGATCGAAGAGCTTGCGCATCGTGTCGTCGCGCGTCGCCTGCGAGAGCGCGCCGCTGGAGTTCATCAGCCAGGCAGCGGTGTCGGTGAACGACGCTCCGCCACCCTCGAAAGTCTGGTATCTCGTGTTCTCGTCGACGGAGATCGTCTGACCGCCGCTGCCGGTGCCGGCCGTGAACGCGACCGGCGACTGCTGCTGCAGTCCCCTGGTCACGTTGACGCCGCGGGAGTCGTTCGTGGTGGTCAGCCAGACATTGACGGTTTCCCCGGCCGCCTGGGCCGGGATCGTGACGAGGAGCCCGGCCAGCAGGGCCAGGAGCGCGAGGAGAGGGGCCGACCGGCGGGGGGACATCGGCGTGACCACCAGTACTTGGTTTGTTGGAGGTGACAACGAAGTATGCATGGTCTGGACCAACCTCACAAGGGGCCGGTTGGTCCGAACCCCACCGGCGCGCCGGAACGCCAGGAACGAACACCGCAAAAAAAATCTTGGCAGGTCGTGTCGATCCGGCCGGGGTCCGGTTCGACGTCCGGGTAAAGACCGAGAACCCGGAAGGACAGGACCGATGACCACGACCTCGACCACCCCCGTCACCCGCAAGCCCGC
Proteins encoded in this region:
- a CDS encoding chitinase, producing MRMRILATAGALALTVLSPFAAQAATGQITGYGGKCLDVASASSANGTAVQLYDCNGSSAQQWTTGADGTVRALGKCLDVASAGTADGTRVQLYDCNGTGAQSWAYTSSKQLVNTGSGKCLDDTGWSTANGNQLQIWSCTGAANQQWSAPAGGGTTNPDAAPMAVAPYLYEGWGSPPNPAEVMSATGVKWFTMAFVLSNGTCNPQWDGSRALTGGADQSAINTIRSGGGDVVPSFGGYSGNKLEQSCTSAGALAGAYQSVINTFGFKAIDIDIEADAYSNPTVQQRTVDALKTIRANNPSIKIYVTIGTGQSGPDTSLINRAASSGLTADAWTIMPFDFGGAGQNMGNLTTQAAEGLKNALKSAYGYSDDTAYRHSGISSMNGLTDPPNSETITVADFNTILGYANAHHLARLTFWSVNRDRPCTSGAADSCSGVSQSNWDYTKVFAKYAG
- a CDS encoding ricin-type beta-trefoil lectin domain protein, producing MSPRRSAPLLALLALLAGLLVTIPAQAAGETVNVWLTTTNDSRGVNVTRGLQQQSPVAFTAGTGSGGQTISVDENTRYQTFEGGGASFTDTAAWLMNSSGALSQATRDDTMRKLFDPDTGIGLGFLRNPMGSSDLARYGYSYDDMPAGQSDPNLADFSISHDLVDVVPLTKQAKQLNPALKIMGTPWSAPGWMKDDDSLVQGWLQARYYPAYAQYFVKYLQAYAAQGLHVDYVTAQNEPTCCAGYPSMSWNGSGLQYFTKTDLLPALHAAGLDTKVLALDWNWDQYAGYAQPTVDDASIRDDPNFGGMAWHGYGGDVTQQTTVHNQYPSLNAYDTEHSGGTWVSDQQAEDMANIVDYTRNWGRSVVKWSLAVDQDMGPHDGGCGTCTGLVTVHNGDSRSGQVDYTVEYYDMGHLTKFVKPGAVRIDSNDNAAVRNVAWSNPDGSKALIAFNTTGATQNVRVNWGGRSFGYDLPANTSATFTWSGTQGGTGATGPFTGIGGKCVDVAGGSSANGAAVQLYDCNGTVAQQWTRAADGTLRALGKCLDVTNHSTADGAQLQLWDCGGTANQQWAVTAARDVLNPAANKCLDATGQSSANGTRLQLWTCTGTGNQKWTVPA